A part of Liolophura sinensis isolate JHLJ2023 chromosome 1, CUHK_Ljap_v2, whole genome shotgun sequence genomic DNA contains:
- the LOC135464786 gene encoding potassium voltage-gated channel protein egl-36-like, whose translation MDTVIINVNGRKFELSTDSFEKFPETFASRLAGMECGYKGNKRLYFIERHSEIFQYVLFYYQFGELHMPRSVCPTLFKKELDFWGVDVSSLENCCLDVYGMAYENLRRLDDFEKDYEVKADEQRLQRFPSKWSRFQKTMWQILDNPFASKWSEVFYWSSIMFVFLSIFALTAATHPLFKVEDKLDKEAVLSGHFGWTISEGSIPTDDDKEIVGFFSHTDDSIMTFSGSINNSLGSGNGSEDVTTYFGSSATVLRKKDEIALLEFICFIFFTVEVVAKLLFCPRFRVFFSSVLNIVDLLAIFPRYILLTLDYFVVSRDVVWKMEEVFEGIAVLRVFRLLRLARRVRGLRVLIYAIKAGLKDVLLMGLMLFMATIIFASLMYYVDTRKQFPSIPHGLWWAIVTLTTVGYGDMVPQTAPGKLLGSFCAITGLLIVAITVPIFVSKFLLYYNHVARKNQVSVTRCNKRYPVGI comes from the exons ATGGACACAGTCATAATTAATGTCAACGGGCGGAAATTCGAATTGTCCACGGACTCATTTGAAaagtttccggaaacattcgcTAGCCGGCTTGCTGGGATGGAATGCGGCTACAAAGGGAATAAACGACTCTATTTCATTGAACGACACTCGGAGATATTTCAGTATGTCTTGTTCTATTATCAGTTCGGTGAGCTACATATGCCACGATCCGTGTGTCCTACCTTGTTCAAGAAAGAGCTGGATTTCTGGGGAGTAGACGTGTCGTCCTTGGAAAATTGCTGCCTGGATGTGTACGGCATGGCTTACGAGAACTTGCGACGTCTCGACGACTTTGAGAAAGACTATGAGGTTAAGGCGGACGAGCAAAGATTGCAAAGGTTTCCCTCAAAGTGGAGTCGCTTCCAGAAGACAATGTGGCAGATTTTAGATAATCCATTTGCCTCCAAATGGTCAGAG GTGTTTTACTGGTCCTCCATCATGTTTGTCTTCCTGTCAATATTTGCTTTGACAGCTGCCACCCACCCGCTGTTTAAGGTGGAAGATAAGCTTGACAAGGAAGCCGTATTATCCGGTCACTTTGGGTGGACTATCAGCGAGGGCTCTATCCCAACCGACGATGACAAAGAGATCGTCGGATTTTTCTCACATACGGACGACTCAATAATGACCTTTAGCGGGTCAATAAACAACAGTTTAGGAAGCGGAAACGGTTCAGAGGACGTAACTACCTATTTTGGCTCCTCTGCCACCGTTCTGCGCAAAAAGGACGAAATTGCCCTTCtagaattcatatgttttatattttttacagtTGAAGTTGTTGCCAAACTGTTGTTTTGCCCACGCTTCCGGGTCTTCTTCAGCTCTGTCTTGAACATCGTGGACCTGCTGGCCATATTCCCGCGCTATATTCTACTCACCTTGGATTACTTCGTCGTGTCCAGGGATGTGGTCTGGAAAATGGAGGAGGTGTTTGAAGGTATCGCTGTGCTGAGGGTGTTCCGTTTATTACGATTAGCCAGAAGAGTTCGAGGTCTCCGTGTTCTAATCTACGCCATCAAAGCCGGACTGAAGGACGTTCTTCTTATGGGGCTTATGCTCTTCATGGCCACAATCATCTTCGCTTCTCTAATGTACTATGTGGATACACGCAAACAGTTCCCGAGTATTCCTCACGGTTTATGGTGGGCCATCGTCACCTTAACTACCGTGGGGTACGGAGATATGGTGCCCCAAACAGCTCCAGGTAAACTTTTGGGAAGTTTTTGTGCCATAACGGGTCTCTTGATAGTGGCTATCACGGTGCCAATCTTCGTTTCCAAATTTCTCTTATACTACAATCATGTGGCCAGAAAAAACCAAGTATCGGTAACCCGATGTAATAAACGGTATCCTGTGGGAATATAG